Genomic DNA from Flavobacterium sp. N502540:
TGTCGATGGGAGTACTAGAATCGTCACCTCCGTGAATTGATTTTTGCTCTTTTTTTGAAAGTGTATTGCTTTTGAAATTTTCGAAGTTTAATTTTTTATTTTTCATGATTTTATTTTTTTTATTACTGATTAATTAATTAGATCCTTTTCCGTTTCCTCTGATTGGGTCGCCTGGAATATTATTTTCGTCACCACCCTGAACAGTTTTTTGCTCTTTTTTTGACAGTTTTTCAGATTGAAAATCTTCGAATTTTTGTGCTCGATTTGCCATGTTTGTTTGTATTAGGATTATTGATATATCAAAACTATACAAAAAGGAAAACGCTTAATCGAGAATAGGGTTTTTTGGGGTTTTGATAAATTATTTTTAAGCTAATTTATTGGTAATCAATTAATTGAATTAAATATTCGGACTGATATAATTTATAAATTGTATGTAGTATAATTAATAAAATGTGTACTACTAGCGTTTTTTTCTCAATAAAAACAACAATATTTGCAGTGTAATTGTGATTCTAAAGACTCGAAAAGATGTTAAAACTTGTCCAAAAATTTCTACAAATAAACAAGTACTCGGAGATTAAAAATGAGTTTAAAGATTTGTTTCTTTCTCATCCAAATTATCCTAGTTTGTTTGCGATAACAGATTCTCTGGATTTACTGTCTGTAGAGAATGCTGCGATAAGAGTTCCGAAAGAGCAAATAGTAGATTTGCCTTCAAATTTTTTGGCTTATTTCAAAGAAGAGTTAATATTAGTGGAAAAGGCAAAGAATTTTGTTCGAATCAATACGATGAAAAAAGGAAGTCAGAAAATGGCTTATGAAAAGTTTTTGTTAGACTGGAATGGGGTTATAGTTGCAATTGAACCTAACAATGTAATTGCAAGAGAGAATTTAAAAGTTGAATTCAGCTGGTTGAAATATGGTTTGCCACTTTTATTGGTAGTTGGATTATCTTTTTTTTATAATACGTACAGTTTATTCAGTTTCGTTTTTTTAACGACATCAATTTTAGGATTCATTGTGAGTGTTTTTATTGTTCAGGAAAAAATGGGATTTAAGAATAGTATTGTTTCAAAACTTTGCAATCTTAGTTCAAACTCTTCCTGTAGTTCTGTAATCAATAACAAAGAGGGTAATGAGAGTAAGTGGATTAGCTTTCCTGACTTGCCATTAATGTTTTTTGGAGCCAGTTTGATTGCAATTTTGGTAAAACCACTGGAGTCTTCAATTTTCATAGGTTTTTTAAGCTTATTGGCGATACCGGTTATTGTGTCTTCAATTTGGATCCAAAAATTTGAAATTCAAAGATGGTGTGTAATGTGTTTGGTGGTGTCTTCTTTGATTTTTGCACAGAGTGCTATATGGTTTGCATCCGATTTGTTTACATTGAGTTTCAATTTTTCCGAAATTTTTCCATTCTTGTTCTCACTGGCACTCCTTGTTCCTATTTGGGCAGTTTTGAAAACAATTATAAAAAACATCTTAGGTACCGAAAATTCGCTTAAAGAGATGAAAAAGTTTAAAAGAAATTATTCTTTATTAAACTTCCTATCGAAAAAAGTACCTCATATAAATGGACTTGATGATTTAAGAGGATTGAATTTCGGGAATAGAAATGCAGCTGTAAAGTTATCAGTAATCATCAGCCCTAGCTGTGGACATTGTCATAAAACATTTCAGGAAGCATTTGATTTAGTTTTAAGGTTCCCGGATAGAGTACATTTAAATGTATTATTCAACGTAAATCCTGAGAATGTGGAAAATCCATATAAAGCAGTAGTTGAGAGACTTTTGACCATAAACAGATCCGCACCAGGAAAAACGGTTGAGGCTATTTCAGACTGGCACATTAAAAGTATGAGCCTTAAAAAATGGTTGAAAAAATGGCCTGTTGATTCTGTAAATATGATGGTAACTCAGGAAATAAATAAACAATATGAATGGTGTTCTAAAAATGATTTTAATTATACACCGGTTAAAATTGTAAATGATAAAGTTTTTCCGGCTGAGTATGAATTAGGAGAACTAAAATACTTTTTAAACGATTATATCGAGGAGAAAGAAGAAGTTGTTTTGGAAAAAACAGCATAATAGCTAAAAATAGTTTCAGCAGACAGAAGCTTCAGCTGTCTTAAAATGATTGAAGTATGAATTCAAAAAACAAAAACCTTTAGTTATGTTAAAAATCATTTTAAACTTAGAAGGTGCTCAGGAGCTAAGTGCATTCGAGCAAAAAAGCATGATAGGAGGGCAACCGATTAATCCGCCAAAAAGATGTTGTGTTTGTCCGGGTAAAGGTTCGTCTACTCTTGTAGCTTGTGATTCGATTTGTTCGAATGGTACAATACCGGCAATGCTTGAGGATTGTTTGTAACCTTACTGCGTTGGAAAGCATTTAATAAGTAGGAAGCTAAGCACTTCATATTTATATAATGTTTCAGAATTGAAGTGTAAGACAGGTAAAATGACTTTAGTCGTTTTTGATATTAATTTTTTAGCGTTTTAATAGAAGTACAAAATAGCCTTTTTTAGAATTTAGTCATGTTTTTTTTAATTTGTAGGCGCTCGATCGTGGAACATTGAGCAAATTTCCCCACATTGATGATTGGTGTAGGGATTCTTAGGAAATTGGTCACTGAGTTGATTTTAATTGGTTAGGGTTAACCAGTGCCATGTCCTAAAGAAGTTGTATTTCTAATAGATATGTTTCTAAATACTCTAACAGAGAAGATTTGTGTCTTCTCTGTTTTTTTTTGGATTAATCCATCGTTTCGTGATAAAGTTAAAGAACCGTATAAATTGTGCTAGATAGTATTAGCTAAAGAAAACAGGAATAAGAGGCTTTAAATGGGGTATTATGGGCATTAATAGTCTTAAGTTCGGTATATGAGATTCCTGTAAAATCCTTTTTTTAAGATGATTGTCGTTTTTTAACTATAAATCAGAAGGAAAAACAATTAATTGCGATTTTTTGGCGGATAAATATTATATTTTTGTAAGGCAGATAAAGATATAGCTGTTCACGCATAAATGATAACTTTAAATTAAATTGAAAAAATTCACCAATTATAAACAGGCCGATTATAAAGATTGTGGGCCGACGTGTTTAAAAATAATAGCAAAACATTACGGTAAAACAATCAACATTCAGGAGTTGAGAGACATCAGTGAAACAACTCGTGAAGGTAGTAATTTGCTTTTTTTGAGTGATGCGGCCGAGAAAATCGGTTTTAGAACTTTAGGTGTAAAATTAAATCTGGAAAGACTAGAAGAGGCTCCGCTTCCGTGCATCTTGCACTGGAACAAAAATCATTATGTAGTACTTTACAAAATTAAAAAACACACCTACTATATTTCGGATCCTGCCTTTGGTTTGATTGAATACAACAAAGCGGATTTTATTAAATTCTGGATCGGAAACAATGCAGACGAATCTACTCAGGAAGGAATAGCATTATTGATTGAAGCGACTCCTAAATTCTTTCAATCTGATTTTGATAAAGAAGACAATCGCGGACTCGGATTTGGGTTGTTGGCACAATACGTGCTTCGGTACAGGTCGTTTCTATTGCAGTTAAGTATAGGGTTACTGGCCAGTAGTTTATTGCAACTTATTTTTCCGTTTTTAACCCAAAGTATCGTAGATGTCGGGATTCAAAATCAGAACATTCATTTTATTTATCTGATTCTTTTTGCTCAATTGTTTCTTTTTGCCGGAAGGACAGGTCTGGAACTTATCAGAAGCTGGATTTTATTACATCTTTCTACCCGAATAAACATTTCTCTTATTTCGGATTTCTTTATTAAACTAATGAATCTGCCCATTTCGTTTTTCGATGTGCGAATGACTGGTGACATCATGCAGCGTATTAATGACCATCGCAGAATTGAGCGAATTTTGACAACATCATCTTTGAATGTCTTATTTTCTGTGATCAATATGTTTGTGATGGGAGGTGTTCTGGCTTATTTTAATCTGAAGATCTTTCTGGTGTTTTTTGCAGGCAGCCTGCTTTATTTTGGATGGATTACTTTATTTTTAAAAAGAAGAGAAGTACTGGATTACAAACGTTTTGCAGAGGTTTCCAGTGAGCAAAACAAAGTGATGGAGCTGATCAACGGAATGCAGGAAATAAAGCTGCACAACGCCGAAAAACAAAAGCGCTGGGGATGGGAATATATACAGGCCAGACTTTTTAGAGTTTCAATAAAAGGGCTTGTTTTAGAGCAGACACAAACTATAGGTTCTTCTGTAATCAATGAATTAAAAAATATCTTTATTATATTCCTATCGGCAAAACTGGTAATCGACGGTTCCATTACACTTGGGATGATGCTGGCAATTAGCTCGATAGTAGGAAGTTTAAATGGACCAATTACGCAGCTTATAGAATTCGTCAGGGAGCTTCAGGATGCCAAAATATCATTGGCCAGATTGTCTGAAATTCATGAGAAAGAAGACGAAACACAGCAAGAAGCCTATCAGACGAGTGATGTCCCTTTTGATTCGGATATTGATATTAATAACCTTTCCTATCGATATTTGGGTTCTGATATTCCCGTTCTGGAGGATTTAACGCTGAAAATTCCCGCTAACAAAGTAACGGCAATAGTAGGAGTCAGCGGAAGTGGAAAAACAACTTTAATGAAGCTCTTGTTGAAATTCTATGAGCCTGAAAAAGGGGAGATAAACATTGGAAATGCGCAATTGAAAAATATTTCGCAAAAAGCATGGAGATCCAATATCGGCGCTGTTATGCAGGAAGGGTTTATTTTTAGTGATACCATTGCTAACAATATCGCAATCGGAGTTGATAAAGTGGATAAAGAACGTTTGGTCTATGCTGCTGACGTAGCCAATATAAAAGAATACATTTCAGGTTTACCGTTAGGATACAATACCAAAATTGGTGCTGAAGGACTTGGGATGAGTACCGGACAAAAACAGCGTTTGTTAATTGCAAGGGCGGTGTATAAAAACCCGGAAGTTTTGTTTTTTGACGAAGCGACATCGGCATTGGACGCGAATAATGAAAAAGAAATCATGCAAAAACTGGATGTTTTCTTTAAAGATAAAACAGTTGTGGTGATCGCCCATCGTTTAAGTACTGTGATGAATGCAGATCAAATTGTGGTTTTAGACAAAGGAAAAATCATCGAAATTGGCAGTCATTCTGTATTGGTAGAGCAAAAAGGGAATTATTTTGAACTGGTTAAGAATCAATTACAATTAGGAAATTAAAACATGGCAGAAGATACTACATTTGAACTAAGAAGTGAAGAAGTTCAGGATATTCTAACCAAAGTACCACATTGGATGATTCGTTGGGGAACCGTTTTGATATTTGTCATTATTGTGATGCTTTTTTTCGTGTCCTGGTTTATCAAATATCCAGACGTTGTTACTACTCAAATTGTAATTACAACCAATATCCCTCCGGAGAAGATCGTTTCGAAATCATCGGGTCGTATTGAGGCAATTTTAGTAAAAGACAAATCGATCGTTTCCAAAAACAGCACACTTGCTGTTATTGAAAATACCGCTAATTACAAAGATGTTTTTTTGTTGAAAAAAATCGTTGACGAATACAATATCAATGATCCCCGGAGAGCCTTTCCTTTCGAACGGTTGAAAAATACTCAGTTAGGAGAGATTGAAAGTGCTTTTGCTGTTTTTCAGAAAGACTACCAGGCAGAACAGCTAAATAAAAATTTACAGCCTTTTGAAGTAGAAAATCGGGCACAGGTTTCCGAAAAAGTTCAGATCAAAGACAGATTGGAGATTTTGCAGCAGCAAAAAGTGATTAATGAAAGTGAATTGCAGCTTCAGAAAAATGAAATGGCGAGATTTGAAACCTTATTCAATAAAGGAATCATCTCTGCTCAGGAAATGGAAGCTAAAAAACTGGGATATCTCCAGGCGCAAAAAAATTATAGAACCCTTTTGTCTTCCATTTCTCAGTTAAAGTCGGCTTTAATTACCAATACTAAATTGAGTCAAAACTCACAAATCAGCGGTACTAAAGAAGAAGTTACTTTAGGAAGAAATATGGCGCAGTCTTTTTATCAGCTTAAAAAAGTAATAAAAGACTGGGAGCTGGCGTATGCTTTAAAATCATCGGTGAGTGGGGTGGTTACTTTTTTGCAGGTTTGGACAGAGAATCAAACTATTAATATTGGGGATAACGTCTTCTCGATTATTCCGGATACCAAAAATGGTTTTGTAGGTAAGGTAAAGGCACCGGCATTGAATTCAGGGAAAATAAAAGTTGGTCAGATGGTGAACATCAGATTAGCGAATTTTCCCGACAGAGAATTTGGAGTGTTAAAAGGAAGAATTCGAAATATTTCTCTGGTTCCGGATAAAGATGGAAATTTGCTATTGGATGTAGCACTTCCAAACGGATTGGAAACGTCCTATAAAAAGCAAATTGTTTTTCAGCAGGAAATGAAAGGAAGCGCCGAGATTGTGACCGAAGATTTACGTTTAATCGAGAGAATTCTATATCAGTTTAAGAGTCTTTTTGAGCAGGTTTAAAATTTTAAATAAAAATCTTTAGTAAGCTCGATATACTCAGGAGTATAAACGTGTCGGTCAATTTCTATTGTTAATTCATCAACTTCAGGTTGTGGAGTTTCGTTACGGCTAAAAGCCAAAAGACTACGCTTTACAACAGCTGTAGGAGTGCCTTTTACCCGTGTAATTTTGACAGGGTATAATTCGGATTCTTTGGCTAAGGCAATAAATTTTTCTTCTTCTTTAAAAGGAAGAATTATGGCAAGTATTCCATTTTCAGATAAAAGTAAATCCGCTGCTTCAACTAATTCTTCAAAAGGCATTGCGTCCTGAAAGCGCGCTAAATCACGTTGTTCGTTTTCGCTTTTATAATCTTCAGCATAAAAGGGTGGATTCGAAACAATCAGATCATATTCGTCTTCCGGTTCTTCTATAAATTCATCTAAACCTGCATGAAAACAAAATAGACGGTCTCCCCAGGGCGAGTTTTCAAAATTTTCTACGGCTTGTTCATAAGCATCCTCGTCAATTTCAAGCGCGTCAATTTGTTCTGCATTTGTTCTTTGTGCCAGCATTAAAGCAATAATGCCGGTTCCGGCGCCAATGTCTAAAACACTAAATGGATTATGATTTATAGGTGCCCAAGCGCCCAGTAAAACACCATCAGTGCCAACTTTCATAGCGGTTTTGTCTTGTAGAACTGAAAATTGTTTGAATTGAAACATCTTGATTTGTGAGTGAAGATTAACGATTTTTAATTTCAGATTGAATAGGTGATAATGATGACAAGATTTTTAATTGTAAGAATAATAAAATCAGTCTAAATCTAAGTTAGTCTAACGATCTAATTAAAGGTACATCTCTACCAAACCTTCGGGAAGATTCATGATAACCTTTTTATTTTCACGGTCTATTTTTACAAGGAATTGGTCGATCATTGGAATTAACATTTCGACTTCACCATTTAAAACTTCAAAAAGAGGTTGTGCTGTTGTATCGTTTACAGCAGCTATTTTTCCAAAAACACCTAAACGCTGGTCTTCGATTTCAAAACCGATTACTTCGTGGAAATAAAATTTGTTGCCGGAAAGTTTTGGCAACATCGTTAAAGGAAGATAAATGGCATTGCCAATAAGGGCATCAGCATCTTCTTCTGTGTTTACATCTTCAAAACGAATTCTAAGAAAATCGTTTTTGTGTAAAGAACTTGTTTCAATAAAAAAAGGAACCAAGTGTTTGTTGCATTCAACAAACACTGATTCCAGATTTTCGTATAACTCAGGTTCGTCCGTGTCTAAATAAGCCAGAACTTCACCTTTGAAACTAAATTTTTTAGCGATTTTACCTAAATAAAAACATTCTTCTTTACGCATTCTCGCCAGCTAAAATTATGCTTCAGTTGTTTCGTTATTCTCTTCAGTAGCAGTTTCTTCAGTTGAAGCTTCAACTTCAGCAACTTCTTCTGTAGCCTCAGCAGCAGTAGCAGCAGCAATTGCGTCAGCTTCAGCTTGAGCAGCAGCAGCTAAACGTTTAGCATTAACTTCTTGTTCTGCTTTTAAAGCTTTAGCTTTAACATCAGCTTGCGCTTTTGATAAACCATCTTTTTTAGCATCAACTTTTCCAGCTTTAGCTTCTAACCATGCAGCTAATTTAGCATCAGCTTGCTCTTGAGTTAAAGCTCCTTTACGGATACCTCCATCAAGGTGGTGTTTCAATAAAGCTCCTTTGTAAGAAAGAATTGCTCTAGCAGTATCAGTTGGTTGTGCACCATTGTGTAACCATTTAACTGCACTATCAAGGTTTAAGTCGATAGTTGCCGGGTTTGTGTTTGGATTGTAAGTACCGATTTTCTCTAAGTATTTACCATCTCTTTTTGAGCGTGCATCTGCAGCTACAACCCAGTAAAAAGGTTTTCCTTTTTTACCGTGTCTTTGTAATCTAATTTTTACTGACATAATCGTATGATTAAATTTTGAGGTACTCGACCCCTGTTAATTAAGGGCGCAAAGATATAATTTTTTTATGAATTATACGTTCAAAATCATATTAAATGCGTTTAAGGTGTATTTCTGTAGCATTTATATCCTTTTTAACTTCATTTTTTAAATAATTATCTTAATTGAGGTTATTTTTGCCTCAAATTTACTGTGATATGAAAAAAATAATTTCTTTAGTATTACTGCTTTTTATTGTTTCTGCCTGTTCTGAAGATATAAAATTTAATAATCCGGCCTTCCAAAGTTTAAAAGAAAACGTGTTTTGGCGCGCTACAACCTATAAGGCTTATAGCTCTGTGAGCGGCGGTATTGTTATTGAAGGTGATTTGGGATTTGAGAAAGTAGTTTTAAAAGTTCCGAATACGGGAGTGCAGACTTATGCTCTTGGTCGTGATAATATCACGACAGCAAATTACACTAATACACAGTCGTCGCAATCCTACCGTTTTTCTACCGGTACAGATAGAGGGGATGGGCAAATCGTGATTACTGAGTTTAATGCAGAGAATAAAACAATTTCAGGAACCTTTAAGTTTAACGCTCTGAACGAGGATCAAAAGGATACTGAAAAGCCAAAAATTAGTTTTACCGAGGGTGTTTTTTACAAAATTCCAATTTCGGCAACATTTGAGAATTAGAAATTTAATTTGCCATAGTTTGGTTTTATTGGTATCTATTTTTTTAAATCAAAATAAAAACATAAATAAACTAATATATAGTAGATTACAGAAAAATAAAGTTACATTTGCTACATTATTATAAATAAGTACATATGAACATTTTTGTTGGAAGCCTTCCATTCAGTATTGAGGAAGCAGATTTAAGAGAGTCTTTCGAGGCTTACGGAGCAGTAGATTCAGTTAAAATTATTACTGATAAATTTACTGGAAGAAGCAAAGGATTTGGTTTCGTTGAGATGCCAAATGACAGCGAGGCTCAAAAAGCAATTGATGAATTGAACGGAGCTACTGTTCAAGGTCGTACAATTGTGGTTAATAAATCTGAACCAAAACCTGAAGGTGAAAGAAGAAGCTTCAATAACAACCGTGGAGGTGATTCTCGCGGAGGTTACGGAAACAACCGTGGTGGAAATGACCGTGGTGGTAACAGAGGAGGATATTAATATTTTTTTCTAAATATATAAAAGGGATCAACTTGCGTTGATCCCTTTTTTTTTGTTTCAGGTTTCAAGTTTCATGTTCCAAAAGCCTGAAACCTGAAACTAAAATAAACTATAAGTTAGCGACAAGCCAGTCTCCAACTTCACTGGTTTTATAAGCTTTAGTGCCTTTTGGAGCCAGATCCTCGGTAACAATTCCCTGTTCTAAGGATTGGTTTACCACTGCTCTAATTGCTTCGGCTTCGCCTTTTAATCCAAAAGCATCTTCAAACATCATGGCAGCTGATAAAATAGTAGCCAGCGGATTTGCGATATTCAATCCTGTAGCCTGTGGGTAAGATCCATGAATTGGTTCGTAAAGAGAAGTGTGTTCTCCAACAGAAGCAGATGGCATTAATCCCATCGAGCCTGAGATTACAGAAGCTTCATCAGTTAAAATATCTCCAAATAAATTCTCGGTAATCAGAACGTCGTAAGAATTAGGCCATTGAACCAATCTCATGGCAACGGCATCCACAAACTCGTAAGATACAGTAACTTCCGGATAGTCTTTTTCCATAGCTTGTACCGTTTCTCTCCATAAACGCGAAGTCTCCAGAACGTTCGCCTTGTCAACACAGCATAATTTTTTGCTGCGGGTCATTGCCAATTCAAAGCCTTTTTTTGCCAGTCGCTGTACTTCAGCTCTGGTGTAAACACAATTGTCGAATGCTGTGTCGCCATTATCTTTTCTTCCTTTTTCCCCAAAGTAAATCCCTCCTGTCAATTCTCTTAAAAAAACCAGATCAGTACCTTCAATTCTTTCTCTTTTTAAAGGAGAGTTGTCAATTAAGGATGGAAAAGTGAAGGTCGGACGTACATTCGCAAACAATCCTAATTTTTTACGCATGAGTAATAAACCCTGTTCCGGACGTACCGGTGCACTTGGATCATTATCATATTTTGGATGACCGATTGCTCCAAATAAAACAGCATCGGCTTTCATGCATATTTCGTGAGTTTCATCAGGATAAGGAACTCCAACAGCGTCAATTGCGCATGCTCCGGTTAAAGCTGGTGTCCATGTTATTTCGTGATTGAATTTTTTTGCAATAGCATCAGATACTTTTACCGCTTCGTTTATTACCTCAGGGCCAATTCCGTCTCCTGCTAAAAGGGCTATGTTTAATTTCATTCTATGTGTGTTATTTAAGGTTCAGAGGCTCAGAGAGGCAAAGGTTCAGAGGTATTGGGGTGGAAACTCTATTTTTTAGTCTTTGTACCTTTGCCTCTCTGAACCTTTGTCTTTTATGTTAAGTAACTATATTAAGCATTTTTTGAGTTGCAATAATCGCAGCAACAGTTTGGTCAGAATCTAATCCTCTTGTTTTAAATTCTTTTCCGTTGTTGACCCAGGTGATGATGGTTTCGCACAAGGCATCAGAGCTGCTTCCGGGAGGGATTCTTACGGCATAGTCAATTAATTTGGGAAGTGTTAGTTTTTTGCTTTTATAAATTTTGGATAAAGCATTCATAAAAGCATCAAACTGACCGTCACCCTGCGCATTTTCTTCGATAACTTCATCGCCGAATTTTAGGCATAAAGTCGTTGACGGGCGCATTCCTTTTGAGTGAACTAATATATAGGATTCAATTTTTATTCTTTCTTCGTAAGTATGGCTGTCCAGAACATCAGAAATGATGTACGGGAGATCTTCCTTGGTTACCGTCTCTTTTTTGTCTCCCAATTCGATGATTCTTTGTGTGACCAATTTCAAATCTTCCGGATTCAATTTTAAACCTAATTCCTGAAGATTCTTTTCAATATTGGCTTTTCCTGAAGTTTTCCCCAAAGCATATTTTCGTTTTCTTCCAAAGCGTTCCGGAAGCAAATCATTAAAATACAGATTGTTTTTATTGTCCCCGTCGGCATGAATTCCGGCAGTTTGTGTAAAAACATTGTCTCCAACAATTGGTTTGTTGGCAGGAATTCTGTAACCGGTAAAAGTTTCTACCAGTTTACTCACGGTGTACAAAGAAGTTTCCTTAATGTTGATGCTCACTTCAGGCAGGTAATCGTTTATTACGGCTACGGTACTTTCGAGTGGTGCATTTCCGGCACGTTCTCCCATTCCGTTTACGGTCACATGAAGTCCATTGATACCGGCTTTTATAGCTTCCATAACATTGGCAACGCTTAAGTCGTAGTCGTTATGAGCGTGGAAATCGAAATGAATTTTAGGATATCGGGCTCTGATTTTCGAGATAAACTCAAAAGTCAGCGACGGAATTAACACGCCTAAAGT
This window encodes:
- a CDS encoding TIGR04149 family rSAM-modified RiPP, translating into MKNKKLNFENFKSNTLSKKEQKSIHGGDDSSTPIDNTIAGDPNRGNGKGSN
- a CDS encoding rSAM-modified peptide, with the translated sequence MANRAQKFEDFQSEKLSKKEQKTVQGGDENNIPGDPIRGNGKGSN
- a CDS encoding vitamin K epoxide reductase family protein, with amino-acid sequence MLKLVQKFLQINKYSEIKNEFKDLFLSHPNYPSLFAITDSLDLLSVENAAIRVPKEQIVDLPSNFLAYFKEELILVEKAKNFVRINTMKKGSQKMAYEKFLLDWNGVIVAIEPNNVIARENLKVEFSWLKYGLPLLLVVGLSFFYNTYSLFSFVFLTTSILGFIVSVFIVQEKMGFKNSIVSKLCNLSSNSSCSSVINNKEGNESKWISFPDLPLMFFGASLIAILVKPLESSIFIGFLSLLAIPVIVSSIWIQKFEIQRWCVMCLVVSSLIFAQSAIWFASDLFTLSFNFSEIFPFLFSLALLVPIWAVLKTIIKNILGTENSLKEMKKFKRNYSLLNFLSKKVPHINGLDDLRGLNFGNRNAAVKLSVIISPSCGHCHKTFQEAFDLVLRFPDRVHLNVLFNVNPENVENPYKAVVERLLTINRSAPGKTVEAISDWHIKSMSLKKWLKKWPVDSVNMMVTQEINKQYEWCSKNDFNYTPVKIVNDKVFPAEYELGELKYFLNDYIEEKEEVVLEKTA
- a CDS encoding peptidase domain-containing ABC transporter, which codes for MKKFTNYKQADYKDCGPTCLKIIAKHYGKTINIQELRDISETTREGSNLLFLSDAAEKIGFRTLGVKLNLERLEEAPLPCILHWNKNHYVVLYKIKKHTYYISDPAFGLIEYNKADFIKFWIGNNADESTQEGIALLIEATPKFFQSDFDKEDNRGLGFGLLAQYVLRYRSFLLQLSIGLLASSLLQLIFPFLTQSIVDVGIQNQNIHFIYLILFAQLFLFAGRTGLELIRSWILLHLSTRINISLISDFFIKLMNLPISFFDVRMTGDIMQRINDHRRIERILTTSSLNVLFSVINMFVMGGVLAYFNLKIFLVFFAGSLLYFGWITLFLKRREVLDYKRFAEVSSEQNKVMELINGMQEIKLHNAEKQKRWGWEYIQARLFRVSIKGLVLEQTQTIGSSVINELKNIFIIFLSAKLVIDGSITLGMMLAISSIVGSLNGPITQLIEFVRELQDAKISLARLSEIHEKEDETQQEAYQTSDVPFDSDIDINNLSYRYLGSDIPVLEDLTLKIPANKVTAIVGVSGSGKTTLMKLLLKFYEPEKGEINIGNAQLKNISQKAWRSNIGAVMQEGFIFSDTIANNIAIGVDKVDKERLVYAADVANIKEYISGLPLGYNTKIGAEGLGMSTGQKQRLLIARAVYKNPEVLFFDEATSALDANNEKEIMQKLDVFFKDKTVVVIAHRLSTVMNADQIVVLDKGKIIEIGSHSVLVEQKGNYFELVKNQLQLGN
- a CDS encoding HlyD family secretion protein, producing MAEDTTFELRSEEVQDILTKVPHWMIRWGTVLIFVIIVMLFFVSWFIKYPDVVTTQIVITTNIPPEKIVSKSSGRIEAILVKDKSIVSKNSTLAVIENTANYKDVFLLKKIVDEYNINDPRRAFPFERLKNTQLGEIESAFAVFQKDYQAEQLNKNLQPFEVENRAQVSEKVQIKDRLEILQQQKVINESELQLQKNEMARFETLFNKGIISAQEMEAKKLGYLQAQKNYRTLLSSISQLKSALITNTKLSQNSQISGTKEEVTLGRNMAQSFYQLKKVIKDWELAYALKSSVSGVVTFLQVWTENQTINIGDNVFSIIPDTKNGFVGKVKAPALNSGKIKVGQMVNIRLANFPDREFGVLKGRIRNISLVPDKDGNLLLDVALPNGLETSYKKQIVFQQEMKGSAEIVTEDLRLIERILYQFKSLFEQV
- a CDS encoding tRNA1(Val) (adenine(37)-N6)-methyltransferase, which produces MFQFKQFSVLQDKTAMKVGTDGVLLGAWAPINHNPFSVLDIGAGTGIIALMLAQRTNAEQIDALEIDEDAYEQAVENFENSPWGDRLFCFHAGLDEFIEEPEDEYDLIVSNPPFYAEDYKSENEQRDLARFQDAMPFEELVEAADLLLSENGILAIILPFKEEEKFIALAKESELYPVKITRVKGTPTAVVKRSLLAFSRNETPQPEVDELTIEIDRHVYTPEYIELTKDFYLKF
- the rimM gene encoding ribosome maturation factor RimM (Essential for efficient processing of 16S rRNA), with the translated sequence MRKEECFYLGKIAKKFSFKGEVLAYLDTDEPELYENLESVFVECNKHLVPFFIETSSLHKNDFLRIRFEDVNTEEDADALIGNAIYLPLTMLPKLSGNKFYFHEVIGFEIEDQRLGVFGKIAAVNDTTAQPLFEVLNGEVEMLIPMIDQFLVKIDRENKKVIMNLPEGLVEMYL
- a CDS encoding 30S ribosomal protein S16; the encoded protein is MSVKIRLQRHGKKGKPFYWVVAADARSKRDGKYLEKIGTYNPNTNPATIDLNLDSAVKWLHNGAQPTDTARAILSYKGALLKHHLDGGIRKGALTQEQADAKLAAWLEAKAGKVDAKKDGLSKAQADVKAKALKAEQEVNAKRLAAAAQAEADAIAAATAAEATEEVAEVEASTEETATEENNETTEA
- a CDS encoding membrane lipoprotein lipid attachment site-containing protein encodes the protein MKKIISLVLLLFIVSACSEDIKFNNPAFQSLKENVFWRATTYKAYSSVSGGIVIEGDLGFEKVVLKVPNTGVQTYALGRDNITTANYTNTQSSQSYRFSTGTDRGDGQIVITEFNAENKTISGTFKFNALNEDQKDTEKPKISFTEGVFYKIPISATFEN
- a CDS encoding RNA recognition motif domain-containing protein: MNIFVGSLPFSIEEADLRESFEAYGAVDSVKIITDKFTGRSKGFGFVEMPNDSEAQKAIDELNGATVQGRTIVVNKSEPKPEGERRSFNNNRGGDSRGGYGNNRGGNDRGGNRGGY
- the leuB gene encoding 3-isopropylmalate dehydrogenase; the protein is MKLNIALLAGDGIGPEVINEAVKVSDAIAKKFNHEITWTPALTGACAIDAVGVPYPDETHEICMKADAVLFGAIGHPKYDNDPSAPVRPEQGLLLMRKKLGLFANVRPTFTFPSLIDNSPLKRERIEGTDLVFLRELTGGIYFGEKGRKDNGDTAFDNCVYTRAEVQRLAKKGFELAMTRSKKLCCVDKANVLETSRLWRETVQAMEKDYPEVTVSYEFVDAVAMRLVQWPNSYDVLITENLFGDILTDEASVISGSMGLMPSASVGEHTSLYEPIHGSYPQATGLNIANPLATILSAAMMFEDAFGLKGEAEAIRAVVNQSLEQGIVTEDLAPKGTKAYKTSEVGDWLVANL